CTCCCGACACAGGGGGGACACATGTTCACAAGGGAACAGTATTTTGCAGAAAACCGGAAATGTTGGTTTCCATGGATACCATGAACTACAAACTTGCCTGCAGTAAATTTTCGGAAAAATGGCTAAAGCGAACGACAACCGTAAGTATGACTTGGCACGGCTGCAAGTAGAAATCGAAGAAGAAAGAGAGCTGAAGTGAGTGTCCCCGTCCTTGAGAAAATAAAGCTTCTCAGACGGAAAACGTTAAGGCTTCAATCTTTGGTTGCAGAGAGATGCTCATAGGATCTGTGTGCGACCTGCGATGTACTGTGGCAGAACTGCAAGAAAGACTACGTAGTGTTGACGGGGAAGGTAAAAACTTCGTCTCAGTAAATTATTTGTACGTtgagttaaaatatttcaagcatttatttcctGTAATTTTTGTATAATATTTTGAAACTCGTGCATGTCGCACCCTAATCAgacaattaactcaaaacacctgcaaaggtTCCCTGAGCAGTAAACTGCACAAACATGGGCATCAGATTGTCTTTGACATCCACTACAAGGAGGACAAGACACAAAagatcatttctaaaaaaaagttggttgCTCACAGATTGCGGTTTTCATAGAAAGTtgagcagaaggaaaatgtgtgttaTCCCAGTAGCAGAGATAGTCTTGAAAGGATTATTAAGCAAAATCCATTAAACAATTTGGGGGAGCTTCACAAAGAGTGCACTGAGGCAAGAGTAAATGAAGATCTACATTTGATGTAAAAATCCTTGTGTCAAATTACTCCGGCTCTGGTTCAAAGTCCTCTTTGTAGATGAATGTAaagtttgcatttaatttgaaaattggTGCCCCAGAGTCTTGATGAAGAGTGGAGAGACAATCTTGACAAGACTGATTGATGGACTCAATATCAACTATTGAGTCCATAGAAATGAACATCCATTTATAAACTTGTCATTTCCGTTTAAATTGTTCCTCTTTTTAATTAACCCAGACTCAATGGTGAGTTTTCATTATCTATAAGCAGTGATAATCAGAATCAATACACATgaaggcttgaaatatttctctCTACATAATGAATCTACTTTCTTAAAAGGAGGACAAACTTATTGAACTTTTTCCCAGTATTCCAATTTTTTCAGAGGTAACTATGTGGAAATGTAAGCTTTCTCTCGTgacttgtctgtttttgttggcTATCATCAGGTAATGAGTGGAAGACGAGGTTTGAGACACAAGTAGAACTAAATGGACAGCTGGAGAGACAGATTTCACACATTCAGCAGAGGCTGGAGAGCATCAAAGGAAACCCCGTCGGTGAggcttcagtttcttttaatattaCGACCCTACTGGtatttcactgcatgttttgaaaCTACTTACTTTTAAGGGAATTCATGATTAGAACAGACATAATAAAATCTTTCAACTGGATTATGCAGTTACACATATGCAACCATCTTCTTTAGTAATGACCATCGACCACCCTCTTTTTAGAAGATAGTCGAGCCTTTGTAACAAATGGTTCACTTTCTTAAATGAGTGACACAAATATTGAGATGTTACTGCGTGCCCTATATTCAAGTAAACCCCtctatgtgtgtgcatgtgtaaaaagtaattttttgctgttatttgcCCACCTGCATTTACAAGTTTACATTGTGATCACAACAACAAACTCACACTTGCCCTTTTTTCCCCAGATCGATTGGCTTTTATCCGATTATATGAAGACATGGGACTGGTGAGTtgacttttgtttcatttattggcCTTAAATTTTTGCatagattttattattattttctaaaacctATGGTCATTCTGTCCACAGAAAGTATGCAAAGAACCACACACACCAGCAGAGAGCGCTAGAGACAGAGAATGAATTTATACAAAACAGCAAGTGTTGTGATGTCAGCTGCTTTCCTTCCTCTGATACAGGCTGCAAAAACCAGAGTTTAATCACAGCTCTGTAATCACGGGATTAACAACCATGGGAGAGTAATGCAGTCTAATTACAATGcttcaacacacacatacacaccaatACATGTGACACTGAAAGGTTGCACAATAAAGCTTAACCACCCTGGTGCCTGTGAGCCTAAAGGCATAAACTAACAGATGCTCATTAGCGTGTCCAAGAAGTGACTACAAACAGTAGATATTAGCATAGACTGAACAACGGAGATGAATTTGGATTATCATTACAAATTGTGACTGAATAATTTATGAGTCTCAtccatttttgtacttttgttgtCAACATGAActatttgcacatttgtttgaaCGTCCTGTATTCCACCGGGTAATTAGTCTTCGCCAGAATGACACAAGAGTAATTTCAACTCTTCCTCACAGGAAATGCTTAAAGAACACCTAACAGTCCTGACTGAGGAGAAAACTGACCTCCATAATCAGCTGAAGAACTGCCATCTTCAAATGGAACAGGAGGGAAAGGTCTGGGCCCCATTGTTCATGTAGACAACGAGgggttttaaaaggtttatagGCATCAGAGTGTCTGTTGGTTTACTTTTGTCATTGTGTGTTAGAAACGAAGCTTTAGGGTTTTTATT
The DNA window shown above is from Poecilia reticulata strain Guanapo linkage group LG14, Guppy_female_1.0+MT, whole genome shotgun sequence and carries:
- the ccdc169 gene encoding coiled-coil domain-containing protein 169 isoform X1, with product MAKANDNRKYDLARLQVEIEEERELKEMLIGSVCDLRCTVAELQERLRSVDGEGNEWKTRFETQVELNGQLERQISHIQQRLESIKGNPVDRLAFIRLYEDMGLKEMLKEHLTVLTEEKTDLHNQLKNCHLQMEQEGKAFHKTNDERRAYLTEIAMLSSVREPQRRQYANQRQRAAESKQIRGKGVCRKAQAGSNKGTEEGLTERLNEGGGGGGDSTTERGMKKKSQRESRLPTLKHRGKHNP
- the ccdc169 gene encoding coiled-coil domain-containing protein 169 isoform X2, which gives rise to MAKANDNRKYDLARLQVEIEEERELKEMLIGSVCDLRCTVAELQERLRSVDGEGNEWKTRFETQVELNGQLERQISHIQQRLESIKGNPVDRLAFIRLYEDMGLEMLKEHLTVLTEEKTDLHNQLKNCHLQMEQEGKAFHKTNDERRAYLTEIAMLSSVREPQRRQYANQRQRAAESKQIRGKGVCRKAQAGSNKGTEEGLTERLNEGGGGGGDSTTERGMKKKSQRESRLPTLKHRGKHNP